The DNA segment GAGACCATGTCGGGATTGGAGAGAACGCGGCTCACCGTCGCCGTCGAGACGCCCGCGAGGCGCGCGACATCGGCAAGACGTGGCGCCTTGCGCCTGGCCGATTTCGGCGATGACGGCCCGGTCCGGAGCATGCGGTGTTCCATTCGGCCTCCATACCCGCGCCGAGGGCCCGCTGGCAATCGTCGAGACAGCCACTTGCAAACGATTGCAAACGTCCGATACGCTCCCTGCAAACGATTACAAGAAGTAAGGCTGGACACACAGCCGATTGGGAGGGTGCATGCGGACGATCAAGGGGCCGGGGCTCTTCCTCGCCCAGTTCATGGGTGCGGACGCACCTTTCAATTCCTGGAACAGCATCACCCGTTGGGCGGCGGAATGCGGCTATGCCGGCGTTCAGGTGCCGACCAACGATGCCCGGATCCTCGATCTGGATCAGGCCGCGGCCTCACAAGGCTGGTGCGAGGACTGGGCGGGTGAAGCCCGGGCCAACGGCGTGGTGGTCACCGAACTTTCCACGCATCTGCAGGGCCAGCTGGTCGCGGTGCATCCCGCCTATGACACGATATTCGACGCCTTCGCGGCGCCGGCCGTGCGCGGCAACCCCAAGGCGCGCCAGGAATGGGCGGTCTCACAGGTGAAGAAGGCGCTTACCGCCTCCAAGCATCTGGGCCTGACATCCATGGCGAGCTTCTCGGGCGCGCTGGCATGGCCCTATGTCTATCCCTGGCCACAGCGCCCGGCCGGCCTGGTCGAGGAGGCGTTCGACGAACTCGCGCGCCGCTGGAAGCCCCTTTTCGATCACGCCGATGCCTGCGGCGTCGACATCTGCTTCGAGATCCATCCGGGCGAGGACCTGCACGACGGCGACACCTTCGAGATGTTCCTTGAACGTGTCGGAGGGCATCCCCGCGCCAAGATGCTCTACGACCCGTCCCATTACGTGCTGCAGCAGCTGGATTATCTCGACCACCTCGACATCTACGCCGAGCGCATCGGCATGTTCCACGTCAAGGACGCCGAGTTCAATCCGACCGGCCGCAAGGGTGTATATGGCGGCTATCAGCCCTGGCTGAAGCGTGCCGGGCGCTTCCGCAGTCCGGGCGACGGGCAGGTCGACTTCGCCGCGATCTTCTCCAAGCTCGCGGCCATGGACTTCGACGGCTGGGCGGTCGTCGAATGGGAATGCTGCCTGAAACACCCGGAAGACGGTGCGCGCGAGGGCGCGGCCTTCGTGAAGAACCATATCATCCGCGTAACCGAGCGCGCTTTTGACGATTTCGCATCCTCGGGAACCGACCGCGCCGCCAATCACGGGCTGCTGGGGCTCGACCGATGAGCGCGCCTCCCCTCGCCCCCTCGCCCATTCGCCTCGGGATGGTGGGCGGTGGATCGGGCGCGTTCATCGGCGCCGTTCACCGCATCGCCGCCCGGATGGACGGAGAGTTCCAGCTTGTCGCCGGCGCGCTCTCCTCGACACCGGAGAAATCCCACGCCTCGGCGCAGGCGCTCGGCCTTGCCCGCTCCTATGACGATTTCAGCGCCATGGCGCGCGCCGAGGCCCGGCGCAAGGATGGCATTGAGGCCGTGGCCATCGTGACGCCGAACCACATGCATGCCGGCCCGGCGATCGAGTTCCTCAAGCGCGGCATCCACGTCATCTGCGACAAGCCGCTCACCGCGACCATGGCCGAGGCCAAGAAGCTCGCCAAGGTCGCGGAACGCTCAAACGCGCTGTTCATCCTCACCCACAACTATACCGCCCACCCCATGGTGCGCCAGGCCCGTGCGATGGTCGCAGCCGGCGAGATCGGACGGCTGCGACTGGTGCAGGTGGAATATGTGCAGGAGTGGCTGACACAGGACGCCGAGCATCACGGTTCCAAGCAGGCCGAATGGCGGACCGACCCCGCCAGATCCGGAGCGGGCGGCGCCATCGGCGACATCGGCACCCATGCCTACAACCTGGCTTGCTTCGTCTCCGGCCAGACACCGGAAGCTCTTGCCGCCGACCTCTCCAGTTTCGTGGAGGGCCGACCGCTGGACGACAATGCCCATGTGCTGCTGCGCTTCCCCGGTGGGGCGAAGGGCATGCTCTGGGCCAGCCAGGTCGCGCCGGGCAATGAGAATCTGCTGCGCTTGCGCCTTTACGGCGACAAGGGTGGTCTCGAATGGGAACAGGAAGACCCGAACCGGCTGTGGTTCACCCGCTTCGGCGAGCCGCGCCAGCTTTTCACCCGCAACGGGGCGGGAAGCTGGCCGGAGGCGGCGCGGGTCTCGCGCGTTCCCCCGGGACACCCTGAGGGCTATCTGGAGGCGTTCGCTACCATTTACGCC comes from the Ancylobacter pratisalsi genome and includes:
- a CDS encoding sugar phosphate isomerase/epimerase family protein, which gives rise to MRTIKGPGLFLAQFMGADAPFNSWNSITRWAAECGYAGVQVPTNDARILDLDQAAASQGWCEDWAGEARANGVVVTELSTHLQGQLVAVHPAYDTIFDAFAAPAVRGNPKARQEWAVSQVKKALTASKHLGLTSMASFSGALAWPYVYPWPQRPAGLVEEAFDELARRWKPLFDHADACGVDICFEIHPGEDLHDGDTFEMFLERVGGHPRAKMLYDPSHYVLQQLDYLDHLDIYAERIGMFHVKDAEFNPTGRKGVYGGYQPWLKRAGRFRSPGDGQVDFAAIFSKLAAMDFDGWAVVEWECCLKHPEDGAREGAAFVKNHIIRVTERAFDDFASSGTDRAANHGLLGLDR
- a CDS encoding Gfo/Idh/MocA family protein, whose amino-acid sequence is MSAPPLAPSPIRLGMVGGGSGAFIGAVHRIAARMDGEFQLVAGALSSTPEKSHASAQALGLARSYDDFSAMARAEARRKDGIEAVAIVTPNHMHAGPAIEFLKRGIHVICDKPLTATMAEAKKLAKVAERSNALFILTHNYTAHPMVRQARAMVAAGEIGRLRLVQVEYVQEWLTQDAEHHGSKQAEWRTDPARSGAGGAIGDIGTHAYNLACFVSGQTPEALAADLSSFVEGRPLDDNAHVLLRFPGGAKGMLWASQVAPGNENLLRLRLYGDKGGLEWEQEDPNRLWFTRFGEPRQLFTRNGAGSWPEAARVSRVPPGHPEGYLEAFATIYAEAARAIRAHQRGETVPEGTTYPTLADGLAGMRFIAACVASSKRNAAWIAP